Proteins encoded within one genomic window of Eurosta solidaginis isolate ZX-2024a chromosome 1, ASM4086904v1, whole genome shotgun sequence:
- the LOC137238408 gene encoding membrane-bound alkaline phosphatase-like: protein MSFAQRGLIPATLAFILVIVASVYSLPPCGRDDEECRDKRMHPNFITPKGREFTGTVDGEDTNDYWHNQSKDFIKAKLAETLNTNKAKNVILFLGDGMGVTTHTAARNLIGGQEKYLAFEKFPYTGLSKTYCVDRIVSDSATTATAYLCGVKAIKGTIGVCGQVEREDCESVLNTTNHVYSIAKWAMDAGKAAGVVTTTRITHASPAGNYAHVSERDWEDDSEVKASCGVDSKVPDIAYQLINGEDGSKLSVMMGGGKKHFIDASLYMNGTRSDGLNLIAQYQQESARNAFVETISELNNLELNNYDRLLGIFADNHLQYHLETDEYTKQPTLEQMTRKALEFLSKKQQGFFLFVEGGRIDTAHHKNMARLALDETVEFSKAIQAARELTSEEDTLIVVTADHSHAFTYAGYQYRASDIFGSAPKTPLDDKPYLSLSYANGPSYAKFYDVENHERRDPTLLMTGDIHETFPATAPLDSETHGGDDVAVFASGPWAHLFTGVYEQNTIPHIMAFASCLSDGVTMCDINSS, encoded by the exons ATGTCATTCGCACAGCGCGGACTTATTCCTGCCACTTTGGCTTTTATTCTCGTCATCGTAGCATCAGTTTATTCACTACCACCTTGCGGACGCGATGATGAAGAATGTCGCGATAAACGCATGCATCCGAATTTCATTACACCCAAAGGACGTGAATTCACGGGTACAGTTGATGGTGAGGATACCAATGATTATTGGCACAATCAAAGCAAAGATTTCATCAAAGCTAAGTTGGCTGAAACATTAAATACAAACAAAGCTAAAAATGTGATTTTATTCTTGGGTGATGGTATGGGCGTGACCACGCATACTGCTGCGCGTAACTTAATCGGTGGTCAAGAGAAATATTTAGCATTTGAGAAATTTCCCTACACTGGACTATCGAAAACGTATTGCGTAGATCGCATAGTATCTGACTCTGCAACAACTGCCACAGCATACTTGTGCGGTGTTAAAGCTATTAAAGGTACAATTGGTGTGTGCGGGCAAGTGGAACGCGAAGATTGTGAAAGTGTGCTAAATACCACAAATCATGTTTACTCGATCGCCAAATGGGCCATGGATGCTGGCAAGGCGGCTGGTGTTGTAACAACAACTAGAATCACACATGCTTCACCAGCGGGCAATTATGCGCACGTCTCCGAACGTGATTGGGAAGATGATAGCGAGGTGAAAGCATCGTGCGGTGTTGACAGCAAAGTGCCAGATATTGCATATCAGCTAATAAATGGTGAGGATGGTAGTAAGCTTTCGGTTATGATGGGCGGTGGTAAGAAACATTTCATTGACGCAAGCCTTTATATGAATGGTACACGCAGTGATGGTCTCAATTTAATTGCACAATATCAGCAAGAAAGTGCGAGGAATGCCTTTGTAGAAACAATCAGCGAATTAAATAATTTGGAATTGAATAATTATGATCGCTTGCTTGGTATTTTTGCTGATAATCATTTGCAATATCATTTGGAAACAGACGAATACACCAAACAACCTACACTAGAGCAAATGACCCGCAAGGCGTTGGAATTCTTAAGCAAAAAACAGCAGGGCTTCTTCCTTTTCGTCGAAGGTGGACGCATCGATACGGCACATCATAAGAATATGGCACGTTTGGCATTGGACGAAACCGTCGAGTTTTCAAAAGCCATACAAGCAGCACGAGAGTTGACCAGCGAGGAGGATACTTTGATTGTAGTGACAGCTGATCATTCACATGCATTCACCTATGCTGGTTACCAA TATCGTGCCAGTGACATCTTTGGTAGCGCACCCAAAACTCCTCTTGATGACAAACCATATTTGTCGCTCAGCTATGCCAATGGACCAAGTTATGCGAAGTTCTATGATGTTGAGAATCATGAGCGTCGTGATCCGACATTACTTATGACTGGGGATATTCATGAAACTTTTCCTGCTACTGCACCACTTGATTCGGAAACGCATGGAGGTGACGATGTGGCTGTATTTGCTAGCGGTCCCTGGGCTCATTTGTTTACTGGCGTTTATGAACAAAATACAATTCCACACATAATGGCATTTGCTTCGTGCTTATCTGATGGCGTTACAATGTGCGATATAAATAGTTCCTAA
- the LOC137238411 gene encoding membrane-bound alkaline phosphatase-like, with product MPKNNKMAKNVIMFLGDGMGIATHSAARNLLGDEEQSLSFEKFPYTGLSRTYNVNKIVSDSASTATAYLCGVKTNGGTIGVDANIERTDCNTTLNTKNYVHSIAKWALDAGKSAGVVTTTRVTHASPAGVYAHVAERDWENDSEVAADCGNDNKIEDIAYQLIHGEVGSKLSVVMGGGKSYFVDKKFYKKGKRIDGRNLIDEYKAMSSKNAYVETLDELNRLNLNTTERLLGLFKDSHMNYHLETDAQTNQPTLEEMTRKALELLRRNDQGYFVFIEGGRIDQGHHKTYARIALDETVEFSKAIQAARELTSEDDTLIVVTADHSHAVSYSGYGTRGSDILGGAPFTPNDKTPYMILNYANGPSFKIFYDVEKHERHDPTKLIKGKPRDEYPATLPLASETHGGDDVAVFALGPWAHLFTGVYEQNTIPHMMAYASCLGNRLTTCTQ from the exons ATGCCGAAGAACAACAAAATGGCTAAAAATGTGATTATGTTTTTGGGTGATGGTATGGGCATCGCTACGCATTCGGCGGCACGCAATCTACTGGGAGATGAAGAACAATCGCTTTCTTTTGAAAAGTTCCCCTACACAGGACTTTCACGCACCTACAATGTGAATAAAATTGTGTCAGACTCTGCATCGACTGCCACGGCATATTTGTGCGGTGTTAAGACCAACGGTGGCACCATTGGTGTTGATGCTAATATAGAACGTACCGATTGCAATACAACTTTAAATACGAAAAATTATGTGCACTCAATTGCAAAGTGGGCATTGGATGCAGGCAAATCGGCGGGTGTCGTTACAACAACACGTGTCACACACGCCTCACCGGCTGGTGTCTATGCGCATGTAGCTGAACGTGATTGGGAAAATGATAGCGAAGTGGCTGCCGATTGCGGTAATGATAATAAAATAGAAGATATTGCTTATCAGCTGATACATGGTGAAGTGGGTAGTAAGCTCTCGGTTGTAATGGGTGGCGGTAAATCATATTTTGtagataaaaaattttataagaaaggCAAACGCATAGACGGGCGCAATTTGATAGATGAATACAAAGCCATGAGCAGTAAAAATGCCTACGTTGAAACGCTAGACGAGTTAAATCGTTTGAATTTAAATACAACTGAACGCTTGCTAGGTCTCTTCAAAGACAGTCACATGAATTATCATTTAGAGACCGACGCACAAACAAATCAGCCAACTTTAGAAGAAATGACGCGTAAAGCCTTAGAATTGCTGCGTCGCAACGATCAAGGTTACTTTGTTTTCATTGAGGGCGGTCGCATAGATCAAGGTCATCATAAGACATATGCACGCATTGCTTTAGATGAAACTGTGGAATTTTCGAAAGCCATACAAGCAGCGCGCGAGCTTACAAGCGAAGACGATACGCTGATAGTGGTTACAGCTGATCATTCGCATGCAGTTTCGTACTCTGGATATGGG ACACGTGGCAGTGATATTTTGGGTGGCGCACCCTTTACGCCCAATGACAAAACACCATATATGATTTTGAATTATGCAAATGGTCCAAGCTTTAAAATATTTTACGATGTGGAAAAACATGAGCGTCATGATCCAACTAAATTAATAAAGGGTAAGCCCCGGGATGAATATCCTGCAACTTTGCCGCTTGCTTCTGAGACACATGGCGGTGACGATGTTGCTGTATTTGCTTTAGGCCCTTGGGCGCACTTATTTACGGGTGTTTACGAACAGAACACAATACCACATATGATGGCTTATGCGTCATGTTTAGGAAATCGCTTGACAACGTGTACCCAATag